A genomic window from Salvelinus fontinalis isolate EN_2023a unplaced genomic scaffold, ASM2944872v1 scaffold_0033, whole genome shotgun sequence includes:
- the LOC129842333 gene encoding 28S ribosomal protein S29, mitochondrial-like isoform X1 gives MYLFMFQTMALHRLSFRLRQTVAQVRLLHGSGCGQQQEAVGMETRPETFSIFRTQENDPACQSEQHLGQYYTVPPSHFHTVFPHGLPPRYQQQVKTFNEGCVMVRQPALELISHLKRADYSKPTLRYLLYGVKGSGKTMSLCHTVHYCSTQGWLVLHIPDAHLWVKNCKELLPSSYHTSRFDQPIQASNWLRNFRTTNEHFLSKIKLRQRYVWTKRESTEEGRLLGELVDMGVSRVKSSSDVVGAVLKELRLQAGGTEGGFRLAVAVDGVNGLWGRTTLKKEDKSPVAPEELTLVHNLRKMINNDWCGGAIIATLSQTGSLYAPSSAYLPQELLGEEGFDSMDPFVPVPVPLYSEKEFESCYLYYLDRHWLQHPHSQTEEGKKELIFLSNRNPSVLERLCAFL, from the exons ATGTATTTATTCATGTTCCAGACCATGGCCCTTCACAGACTATCCTTCAGATTACGACAAACG GTAGCGCAGGTGCGGCTGCTCCATGGCAGTGGGTGTGGCCAGCAGCAGGAGGCGGTTGGCATGGAGACGAGACCGGAGACATTCTCCATCTTCAGAACACAGGAGAACGACCCG gcCTGTCAGTCAGAACAGCACCTAGGGCAGTACTACACTGTGCCCCCCTCCCACTTCCACACTGTCTTCCCCCATGGCCTGCCTCCACGATACCAACAacag GTGAAGACGTTTAACGAGGGCTGTGTGATGGTGAGGCAGCCAGCTCTGGAGCTGATATCTCACCTGAAGAGAGCCGACTACAGCAAGCCAACCCTGCGCTACCTACTCT ATGGGGTGAAGGGCAGTGGGAAGACCATGTCTCTCTGTCATACTGTCCACTACTGCTCCACACAGGGATGGCTAGTACTACACATACCAGATg CCCACCTGTGGGTGAAGAACTGTAAGGAGTTGTTGCCCTCCTCCTACCACACCTCCCGCTTTGACCAGCCAATACAGGCCTCCAACTGGCTACGCAACTTCAGAACCACCAATGAACACTTCCTCTCCAAG ATCAAGTTGAGGCAGCGGTACGTGTGGACTAAGAGGGAGAGCACTGAGGAGGGACGGCTACTAGGGGAGCTGGTGGACATG GGAGTGTCTCGTGTGAAGAGCAGCAGTGATGTGGTGGGGGCGGTTCTAAAGGAGCTGCGGCTACAGGCTGGGGGGACAGAGGGGGGCTTCAGGCTGGCTGTGGCTGTTGATGGAGTCAACGGTCTCTGGGGAAGGACCACGCTCAAGAAGGAGGACAAGAGCCCT GTGGCTCCAGAGGAGTTGACGTTGGTTCATAACTTGAGGAAGATGATCAACAATGACTGG tgtGGAGGGGCGATCATCGCCACTCTGTCTCAGACAGGGTCTCTCTACGCTCCAAGCTCTGCCTACCTGCCCCAGGAGCTGCTgggagag GAGGGCTTTGACAGCATGGACCCGTTTGTCCCAGTACCAGTCCCCCTCTACAGTGAGAAGGAGTTTGAGAGCTGTTACCTCTACTACCTGGACCGCCACTGGCTACAACACCCACACA gTCAGACagaggaaggaaagaaagaactGATCTTCCTCAGCAACAGAAACCCTTCTGTACTGGAGAGACTGTGTGCCTTCCTGTAA
- the LOC129842333 gene encoding 28S ribosomal protein S29, mitochondrial-like isoform X2, whose translation MIELTMALHRLSFRLRQTVAQVRLLHGSGCGQQQEAVGMETRPETFSIFRTQENDPACQSEQHLGQYYTVPPSHFHTVFPHGLPPRYQQQVKTFNEGCVMVRQPALELISHLKRADYSKPTLRYLLYGVKGSGKTMSLCHTVHYCSTQGWLVLHIPDAHLWVKNCKELLPSSYHTSRFDQPIQASNWLRNFRTTNEHFLSKIKLRQRYVWTKRESTEEGRLLGELVDMGVSRVKSSSDVVGAVLKELRLQAGGTEGGFRLAVAVDGVNGLWGRTTLKKEDKSPVAPEELTLVHNLRKMINNDWCGGAIIATLSQTGSLYAPSSAYLPQELLGEEGFDSMDPFVPVPVPLYSEKEFESCYLYYLDRHWLQHPHSQTEEGKKELIFLSNRNPSVLERLCAFL comes from the exons ATGATAGAATTG ACCATGGCCCTTCACAGACTATCCTTCAGATTACGACAAACG GTAGCGCAGGTGCGGCTGCTCCATGGCAGTGGGTGTGGCCAGCAGCAGGAGGCGGTTGGCATGGAGACGAGACCGGAGACATTCTCCATCTTCAGAACACAGGAGAACGACCCG gcCTGTCAGTCAGAACAGCACCTAGGGCAGTACTACACTGTGCCCCCCTCCCACTTCCACACTGTCTTCCCCCATGGCCTGCCTCCACGATACCAACAacag GTGAAGACGTTTAACGAGGGCTGTGTGATGGTGAGGCAGCCAGCTCTGGAGCTGATATCTCACCTGAAGAGAGCCGACTACAGCAAGCCAACCCTGCGCTACCTACTCT ATGGGGTGAAGGGCAGTGGGAAGACCATGTCTCTCTGTCATACTGTCCACTACTGCTCCACACAGGGATGGCTAGTACTACACATACCAGATg CCCACCTGTGGGTGAAGAACTGTAAGGAGTTGTTGCCCTCCTCCTACCACACCTCCCGCTTTGACCAGCCAATACAGGCCTCCAACTGGCTACGCAACTTCAGAACCACCAATGAACACTTCCTCTCCAAG ATCAAGTTGAGGCAGCGGTACGTGTGGACTAAGAGGGAGAGCACTGAGGAGGGACGGCTACTAGGGGAGCTGGTGGACATG GGAGTGTCTCGTGTGAAGAGCAGCAGTGATGTGGTGGGGGCGGTTCTAAAGGAGCTGCGGCTACAGGCTGGGGGGACAGAGGGGGGCTTCAGGCTGGCTGTGGCTGTTGATGGAGTCAACGGTCTCTGGGGAAGGACCACGCTCAAGAAGGAGGACAAGAGCCCT GTGGCTCCAGAGGAGTTGACGTTGGTTCATAACTTGAGGAAGATGATCAACAATGACTGG tgtGGAGGGGCGATCATCGCCACTCTGTCTCAGACAGGGTCTCTCTACGCTCCAAGCTCTGCCTACCTGCCCCAGGAGCTGCTgggagag GAGGGCTTTGACAGCATGGACCCGTTTGTCCCAGTACCAGTCCCCCTCTACAGTGAGAAGGAGTTTGAGAGCTGTTACCTCTACTACCTGGACCGCCACTGGCTACAACACCCACACA gTCAGACagaggaaggaaagaaagaactGATCTTCCTCAGCAACAGAAACCCTTCTGTACTGGAGAGACTGTGTGCCTTCCTGTAA